TTGTATCGTTAACGGTCCGGGGGAAGCCACGGTTTCCGATCTCGGGCTGACCGGCAGCAGCAAGAAAAGCGGTTTTTATCTTGACGGCGTGCGCCAGAAAGAACGTTTTGACAACGACAAGCTGGTAGAGCAGCTGGAAGAGCGTATCCGGGCCAAGGCGGCACGGCTGGACGAAAGCCGGAAAATCGCGGTGAAGGAAGTCGAGTAACCGCCGCTTTTTTCGGTAAAAGCTTAGCAATATTTTACAGACGCCATAGCGGCAGGCGGCCGACAGCGTGAATATTATTTACGTTTTGCCTTAATCTGCCTATAATGCGCGCAGTTTTTTAATTCAAAATAAAGAGTACCCTATACGTGAGTAAAACGATTCAGGCAATCCGTGGCATGAACGATTGTTTGCCTTCAGAAACAAATATTTGGCAAATGGTGGAAGCCGTATTAAGACGTGTTGCCAGTAACTATGGTTTTGCCGAGATACGTATGCCGATTGTCGAGTCGACTTCCCTGTTCAAACGCTCTATCGGCGAAGTGACCGATATCGTTGAAAAGGAAATGTATACCTTTGATGACCGCAACGGCGACAGTTTAACCTTGCGTCCCGAGGGTACCGCAAGCTGTGTCCGTGCCGGTAACCAGCACGGTTTACTGTATAACCAGGAACAGCGTTTGTGGTATATGGGACCTATGTTTCGCCACGAGCGTCCGCAAAAAGGCCGTTACCGCCAGTTTCACCAGTTTGGCATCGAAGCCTTTGGTATCGCGACCCCGGACATAGATGCGGAAATTATTTTGCTTTCTGCCCGCTTATGGAAGGAACTTGGCATCAGTGAATTTGTCACACTAGAGATTAATTCATTAGGCTCTAATGAAGAAAGGGCGAATTACCGCGATGCCCTGGTTGAATATTTAAAGCAAATCGAGTCCTTGCTGGATGAAGACAGTAAACGCCGTATGCTGACCAATCCGCTCAGGGTACTCGACAGCAAAAACCGGGACGTACAGTCGGCCCTGGTTGACGCGCCTAAGCTTTCGGATTATTTTGGTGAAGAAACCAAAGCGCATTTTTCGCAGTTATGCCGGCGTTTGGAAGCGGCGGGCATTAACTATGTGGTAAATGACCGTCTGGTACGGGGACTGGATTATTATAACCGTACCGTATTTGAATGGGTGACCGACAGTTTAGGGGCGCAGGGTACGGTGTGTGCCGGCGGGCGCTACGATGGCCTGGTGGAGCAGCTTGGCGGTAAAGGCACACCGGCATTCGGATTTGCGTTAGGGATTGAACGCTTAGTATTAATGTTAACCAGTTTGGATAAAGTTAATAATGTTCGCCCGCAAGTTGACGCCTATTTGATCACTTTAGGGGAAGGAGTTGATATCCGCGGGGCTGAGTTAGCCGAACAGTGGCGGGATCAGGTAGCGGATATCCGCCTACAGTGTCACTGTGGCGGCGGTAATATGAAAAAACAAATGAAACGTGCGGACAAATCCGGCGCCCGGGTCGCCCTGATCTTAGGGGAAGACGAACTGGCGCAGCAAAAGGTTACGGTGAAATACCTGCGCGGGCAAAATGAGCAGCAAAGCTTGCCGTTGGATGAAGTAGCAAGTTTATTAACGAATTTAATTTAAGGGTTAGTTGTGGAAATTTATCAAACAGAAGAACAACAAGTTGATGCCATCAAAAAGTTCTGGAGTGAAAACGGCAACGGCATTATCGCCGGTATCGTCTTAGGTTTAGGCGGATTTGTCGGTTTTAACCTGTATAAAGACAGCGTGTTAGAGCAGGAACTGGCGACCTCGGACGCCTACCAGACCCTGATCGAGTCGGCAGAAAAAGATCCCGAGTCTTTCGCCGCCAAGGGCGATCAGTTTATCAAGGACAATGCCGCAACCAGTTACGCTTCGTTAACCGCCCTGGCCCTGGCCAAAGAAATGGTGGACAAGAAAGACTGGGCACAGGCGGAGAAGTATCTGCAAACTGCTGTTGATAAAGCGCCGAGTGACGGCATCAAGGCCATAGCTACCCTGCGTCTGGCCCGTATCCAGGTACAGCAGGAAAAACTGGCGGAGGCGCTGGCTTCTTTATCCGCTCAACTGCCGGAGTCGTTTACCGCTGCGGTGCAGGAAATCAAAGGGGATGTTTACCTGCAGCAGGATAAGAAAGATCTGGCACGCAATGCCTATCAGGCGGCCATAGATGCCGACGGTTTAGCTTCAAGCC
This genomic window from Thalassomonas viridans contains:
- the hisS gene encoding histidine--tRNA ligase, coding for MSKTIQAIRGMNDCLPSETNIWQMVEAVLRRVASNYGFAEIRMPIVESTSLFKRSIGEVTDIVEKEMYTFDDRNGDSLTLRPEGTASCVRAGNQHGLLYNQEQRLWYMGPMFRHERPQKGRYRQFHQFGIEAFGIATPDIDAEIILLSARLWKELGISEFVTLEINSLGSNEERANYRDALVEYLKQIESLLDEDSKRRMLTNPLRVLDSKNRDVQSALVDAPKLSDYFGEETKAHFSQLCRRLEAAGINYVVNDRLVRGLDYYNRTVFEWVTDSLGAQGTVCAGGRYDGLVEQLGGKGTPAFGFALGIERLVLMLTSLDKVNNVRPQVDAYLITLGEGVDIRGAELAEQWRDQVADIRLQCHCGGGNMKKQMKRADKSGARVALILGEDELAQQKVTVKYLRGQNEQQSLPLDEVASLLTNLI
- a CDS encoding YfgM family protein, with the protein product MEIYQTEEQQVDAIKKFWSENGNGIIAGIVLGLGGFVGFNLYKDSVLEQELATSDAYQTLIESAEKDPESFAAKGDQFIKDNAATSYASLTALALAKEMVDKKDWAQAEKYLQTAVDKAPSDGIKAIATLRLARIQVQQEKLAEALASLSAQLPESFTAAVQEIKGDVYLQQDKKDLARNAYQAAIDADGLASSPGLQMKLDDLAQVINLGTVALNDSAKDSDK